From a single Paenibacillus sp. FSL W8-0426 genomic region:
- a CDS encoding GNAT family N-acetyltransferase gives MTIQWTKANLNDVQLLQELSIQTFNETFKDQNSPENMKAYLDKAFNLKQLEKEMANDSSDFYFIYFNEQLAGYMKMNTNDAQTENMGNDSLEVERIYIKRDFQKHGLGKYLLNQAIEIARKQDKRKIWLGVWEKNENAIAFYEKMGFIQTGAHAFYMGDEEQTDLIMTKNLV, from the coding sequence ATGACGATACAGTGGACAAAAGCCAACCTCAACGATGTACAATTGCTTCAGGAACTGAGCATTCAAACGTTCAACGAGACATTTAAAGATCAGAATTCCCCTGAAAACATGAAAGCTTATCTGGATAAAGCGTTTAATCTGAAGCAGTTGGAGAAGGAGATGGCCAACGACTCGTCGGACTTTTATTTCATCTATTTCAATGAGCAGCTTGCGGGATACATGAAGATGAATACGAATGACGCGCAAACCGAAAATATGGGTAACGATTCGCTTGAGGTCGAAAGAATTTATATTAAGCGCGATTTTCAAAAACATGGGCTTGGCAAATACCTGCTGAACCAAGCGATCGAGATCGCCAGGAAACAGGATAAAAGGAAAATTTGGCTGGGCGTATGGGAGAAAAACGAAAACGCGATCGCTTTTTATGAAAAAATGGGGTTTATTCAAACGGGGGCGCACGCTTTCTACATGGGAGATGAAGAACAAACGGATTTGATTATGACCAAAAACCTCGTTTAG
- a CDS encoding carbohydrate ABC transporter permease, producing MLESRSEKVFTTSITVFLILFSIVAIIPLLSVIATSFSSKSVVDMNLVTLWPKQFTLDSWKYIFDRPDLWKSFFITLGSTLIGTVLALIMTALFAYPLSKSEFRWGSFLMVAVVIAMIFKAPIVPYFLTVRSIGLYDNPLVLILPHILNPFNLIIMRTFFKQFSKELEEAAFLEGCGYFRMLFQFVLPLSKAVLATLALFYGVVLWNQFQHPLFFLQDANWFPLQIKIRQFITDDSVIMAGAASTVDLNYNERTLRATTVIFAILPIIVVYPFLQKYFVKGAMIGSVKG from the coding sequence ATGCTCGAATCGAGAAGCGAAAAAGTGTTCACCACGTCGATTACCGTCTTTCTCATTCTATTTTCCATTGTGGCCATCATCCCGCTTCTATCCGTGATCGCGACCTCATTCAGCTCGAAAAGCGTTGTGGACATGAATCTGGTCACCTTGTGGCCCAAGCAGTTTACGCTGGATTCGTGGAAGTACATTTTCGACCGTCCCGATCTGTGGAAATCTTTCTTCATTACGCTCGGCTCAACGTTAATCGGAACCGTGCTGGCATTGATCATGACTGCTTTGTTTGCATACCCGCTCTCCAAGTCGGAGTTCCGCTGGGGTTCATTCCTGATGGTGGCCGTGGTCATTGCGATGATCTTCAAAGCGCCGATCGTGCCTTATTTCCTGACGGTTCGCAGCATCGGCCTGTACGATAATCCATTGGTGCTGATCTTGCCTCACATCCTGAACCCGTTCAATCTAATCATCATGAGAACGTTCTTCAAGCAATTTTCCAAAGAGTTGGAGGAAGCGGCCTTCTTGGAAGGCTGCGGATATTTCCGCATGCTGTTCCAATTCGTGCTCCCGTTATCCAAAGCCGTACTTGCAACGCTTGCCCTGTTCTATGGCGTAGTGTTATGGAATCAGTTCCAGCATCCATTGTTTTTTCTGCAAGACGCCAACTGGTTTCCGCTTCAGATCAAGATTCGGCAATTCATTACGGATGACAGCGTCATTATGGCCGGAGCTGCCTCCACGGTGGACCTGAACTACAATGAACGGACCCTAAGAGCGACTACCGTCATCTTTGCGATTCTCCCGATCATTGTGGTCTATCCTTTCCTGCAAAAATACTTTGTCAAAGGCGCCATGATCGGCTCCGTGAAAGGCTGA
- a CDS encoding helix-turn-helix domain-containing protein: MKIIVVDDEKGIVEGLKKMIHRYIPECEIVGTAYNGLEGMDIIQKRKPDIVITDIRMPQAGGLEMIQALKQSSCTAKFILLSGYADFEYARTGMRLGVRFYMNKPVEEEELRDCVRQAMEEIRADNASLQEMKQLKQEVHGRNQEEALRNILELGGGHAELVQELLQIAQIPRDNKVFTSMMIEFHGPVEVLKESGLEPLYQRIDLALKRYEGVYRFRYSGPQIAVLIAHGGAIGYGELVRSMRNLREDVHRNLNLSIAIGIGSVQERAEGIGQSFEEARMALSYKVIKGGSAVIPFTEIVNSGESSQPVPEHFINKLESALDNMEEAECTGVIREIFRWMEAGSNMGLQDLQLKCLHILVASTRKMSFQQLQQNESLGRHILSLEGISRFRTLAELETWMIQTFRGIIGFKLEHHVPKKKDMITEMQEYIAEHYNQPLGLAELAARFYMNPYYLSQFFKQKTGETYLNFLTRIRIDKARELLENTDLKIYEICHKVGYSDAQHFARMFEKLTGCKPREYRKNLPTN, translated from the coding sequence ATGAAAATTATCGTGGTGGACGACGAAAAAGGCATTGTGGAAGGTCTTAAAAAAATGATCCATCGCTACATTCCGGAATGCGAAATTGTGGGGACCGCCTATAACGGGCTGGAAGGCATGGATATCATTCAGAAAAGGAAGCCGGATATCGTCATAACAGACATACGCATGCCGCAGGCGGGCGGCCTGGAGATGATCCAAGCCCTGAAGCAAAGCAGCTGCACGGCAAAGTTTATTTTGCTCAGCGGATATGCCGACTTTGAATATGCAAGGACAGGCATGCGGCTCGGCGTAAGGTTCTATATGAACAAACCGGTTGAGGAAGAGGAGCTGCGCGATTGCGTCCGCCAGGCCATGGAAGAAATCCGTGCGGACAATGCCTCCCTGCAGGAAATGAAACAGCTGAAACAGGAAGTTCACGGCAGGAATCAGGAAGAAGCTTTGCGGAACATCCTTGAACTTGGCGGCGGTCATGCGGAACTTGTACAGGAACTGCTTCAGATCGCCCAAATCCCTAGAGACAACAAGGTTTTCACGTCGATGATGATCGAATTCCACGGGCCTGTCGAGGTTCTGAAAGAGTCGGGTTTGGAACCGTTGTATCAGCGCATTGATCTGGCTTTAAAGAGGTACGAGGGCGTCTACCGGTTCCGATATTCGGGTCCCCAAATTGCTGTGTTGATTGCGCATGGCGGAGCGATTGGCTATGGTGAACTGGTGCGTTCGATGCGCAATCTGAGAGAGGATGTGCATCGGAATTTGAACTTATCCATCGCTATTGGCATCGGTTCCGTGCAGGAACGTGCAGAAGGCATCGGTCAATCGTTTGAGGAAGCCCGGATGGCACTGAGTTATAAAGTCATCAAAGGCGGGAGCGCCGTCATTCCGTTCACGGAGATCGTTAACTCGGGAGAAAGCAGCCAGCCGGTACCCGAGCATTTTATCAATAAACTGGAAAGTGCGCTCGATAACATGGAGGAGGCGGAATGCACAGGCGTGATCCGCGAGATTTTTCGATGGATGGAGGCAGGGTCCAACATGGGACTGCAGGATTTGCAGTTAAAGTGTCTGCACATCCTTGTGGCAAGCACGCGCAAGATGTCTTTCCAGCAGCTGCAGCAGAATGAGTCTTTGGGACGCCATATTCTTTCATTGGAGGGCATTTCGCGGTTTCGAACGCTGGCAGAGCTGGAAACGTGGATGATTCAAACCTTTCGCGGCATCATCGGGTTCAAGCTGGAACACCATGTGCCCAAAAAGAAAGACATGATTACGGAGATGCAGGAATATATCGCGGAGCACTACAATCAACCGCTTGGCCTTGCGGAATTGGCCGCACGTTTTTATATGAATCCGTATTACCTGAGCCAGTTTTTTAAACAAAAGACGGGGGAGACTTACCTGAATTTTTTGACCCGTATCCGGATCGACAAAGCCAGGGAGCTGCTGGAGAATACCGATTTGAAGATATACGAAATTTGCCATAAGGTAGGTTATTCCGATGCGCAGCACTTTGCCCGGATGTTCGAAAAGCTGACCGGCTGCAAACCGCGGGAATATCGCAAAAACTTGCCGACGAATTAA
- a CDS encoding ABC transporter permease subunit, producing the protein MKSIAFHRMKVYWPLYVMAIPGIVFLIVFKFIPLGGAVIAFKDYSVFQGFVDSPWVGLKHFNTLLHHPDFARVFGNTLMLGLLKLVIVFPVPVILALMINEIRKSALKKGIQTALYIPHFLSWVIVGGILFDFFSLSGLFNTVIGWFGGEAVLAMQESAYFRPIYALSSIWRDAGWGTVVYMAAISAIDPQLYESAMIDGASKFKQIRHITFPLLLPTVTVLFLLEIGNFLDLGFDQVYNLLTPMTYNVGDILDTYVFRTGIQQAQYSFATAVGLFQSVIGFMMVYVFNRLSKKVSDGGLW; encoded by the coding sequence TTGAAGTCTATTGCGTTCCATCGTATGAAAGTCTATTGGCCCTTGTATGTGATGGCCATTCCGGGAATCGTTTTTCTTATCGTTTTCAAATTCATTCCCTTGGGCGGCGCGGTCATTGCCTTCAAAGACTACTCGGTTTTCCAAGGATTTGTGGATAGCCCTTGGGTAGGACTCAAGCATTTTAACACGCTGCTTCACCATCCTGACTTCGCTCGTGTATTCGGCAACACACTGATGCTGGGGCTGCTTAAGCTGGTCATCGTGTTTCCGGTCCCGGTGATCCTCGCGTTGATGATCAATGAAATCCGAAAATCAGCATTGAAGAAAGGAATCCAGACCGCGCTGTACATCCCGCACTTTTTATCATGGGTTATCGTGGGGGGCATTCTGTTCGATTTCTTTTCGTTAAGCGGATTATTCAATACGGTCATCGGCTGGTTTGGGGGAGAAGCGGTTTTGGCCATGCAGGAGAGCGCCTATTTCCGGCCGATTTATGCCCTGTCTTCGATATGGAGGGATGCCGGGTGGGGGACCGTGGTGTATATGGCGGCCATCAGTGCGATCGATCCGCAGCTGTATGAATCGGCGATGATCGACGGGGCATCCAAGTTCAAACAGATTCGCCACATTACGTTCCCGCTCCTTTTGCCAACCGTGACGGTGCTGTTTTTGCTCGAAATCGGGAATTTCCTGGACCTTGGCTTCGATCAGGTGTATAACCTGCTCACGCCGATGACCTATAACGTGGGAGATATTCTGGACACGTACGTATTCCGAACGGGCATTCAGCAGGCTCAGTACAGTTTTGCGACGGCGGTCGGCCTGTTTCAGTCAGTCATTGGATTCATGATGGTATACGTCTTCAACAGGCTGTCGAAAAAAGTATCGGACGGGGGGCTCTGGTAA
- a CDS encoding sensor histidine kinase, whose amino-acid sequence MERNHRIKRSGSWIGNLRFQNKLLISYLLACIVPLLIVSVFIFRYSAATLEDSSEEFASLYTSQIKSSLNEFIKEYDKVTKSVLVDNQLIYNLGEERNMPMDEVVNQRVAVQQLLMRVAMLKSEIGTVMLISRDHHVYQYTTTTSRVNEKRLLSQAWYQGIQSLNETFFITGLHDRSYYEDQGAGAVVTLGRVLYNSNGAYAGLLLIDLDPFALLQLDHEFITTRDKYGINVVIYNRQGEIVYHSDAASGQIPWEEWIGLKSELIGESGSKDQIRLSGSTAGGELNIQTDIPRSKLLQKINQIKGMSTIVILVSCLIVVLISFWLSHRITRPIIRLRRSMKRAEMGNYHPIEKEHTNDEIGGLVHSYNKMIRTIKALIEDVYMAEIKQRQAKLTALQNQINPHMLYNTLESIRMKALVNDDEETAGMIKILARMFRLTLGKEGKRHSVKNELDYTINYLQLQNMRFDHTFEWVIDIPDEMLECSILPLIFQPIVENSINHGFIDYNRKLTITITGSWTKDGDLLFRISDNGSGMTSDKWMEIQQSLKEAGTNKSKLEQEEDSAEKGLGLQNISERIKLNYGDAYELTMMSESMNGTTVEILIPKHNS is encoded by the coding sequence ATGGAGCGCAATCACCGGATCAAAAGGTCGGGGTCATGGATTGGAAACTTGCGGTTTCAAAACAAATTGCTGATCAGTTATTTGCTGGCATGCATTGTTCCGTTATTAATTGTAAGCGTATTCATTTTCCGTTATTCTGCTGCCACGCTCGAAGATTCTTCGGAAGAGTTCGCTTCGCTGTACACGTCACAAATCAAGTCTTCGTTGAACGAATTCATCAAGGAATATGATAAAGTCACGAAGTCGGTGCTGGTCGACAACCAGCTGATTTACAACCTCGGAGAAGAGCGGAACATGCCCATGGACGAGGTGGTCAATCAAAGGGTCGCCGTACAGCAACTGCTGATGCGGGTCGCGATGCTCAAATCCGAGATTGGCACGGTGATGCTGATCAGCCGGGATCACCACGTGTATCAGTACACAACGACAACAAGCAGGGTGAACGAAAAGAGGCTGCTTTCCCAAGCGTGGTACCAAGGAATCCAGAGTTTAAACGAAACCTTCTTCATTACCGGTTTGCATGACCGTTCCTATTATGAAGATCAAGGAGCGGGAGCCGTCGTGACGTTGGGAAGAGTGTTATATAACTCTAATGGTGCGTATGCAGGCTTGCTGCTGATCGATCTCGATCCCTTTGCATTGCTGCAGCTTGATCACGAATTTATCACGACCAGGGACAAATATGGCATCAATGTCGTCATTTACAACCGGCAAGGAGAAATCGTGTACCATTCCGACGCGGCCAGCGGCCAAATTCCGTGGGAAGAATGGATCGGATTGAAATCGGAGCTTATTGGCGAAAGCGGCAGCAAAGACCAGATCCGCTTATCCGGCAGCACTGCCGGGGGGGAACTAAACATCCAAACCGATATTCCACGGTCAAAGCTGCTGCAAAAGATCAATCAGATCAAAGGCATGAGCACCATCGTGATTCTGGTCAGCTGCCTGATTGTTGTCCTCATCTCATTTTGGTTAAGCCATAGAATTACCCGGCCGATCATTCGTCTGCGCAGAAGTATGAAACGAGCGGAAATGGGAAATTATCATCCGATCGAAAAAGAGCATACCAACGACGAAATCGGCGGCCTGGTGCACAGCTACAACAAAATGATCCGCACGATCAAGGCATTGATCGAAGACGTGTACATGGCCGAAATCAAGCAGCGTCAAGCGAAACTCACCGCACTTCAAAATCAGATCAATCCCCACATGCTGTACAACACCCTGGAATCCATCCGCATGAAAGCGCTGGTGAACGATGATGAAGAAACTGCCGGAATGATTAAAATTTTGGCTCGCATGTTTCGTTTGACCTTGGGCAAAGAAGGAAAACGCCATTCCGTGAAAAATGAACTGGATTATACGATCAATTATTTGCAGCTTCAAAACATGCGTTTCGATCATACGTTCGAATGGGTGATTGATATCCCGGACGAAATGTTGGAGTGCAGCATCCTTCCATTGATTTTTCAGCCCATCGTTGAAAATAGCATCAACCACGGATTTATCGACTACAACCGCAAATTGACGATCACCATTACGGGAAGCTGGACGAAAGATGGGGACCTCCTGTTCCGGATTTCGGACAACGGGAGCGGCATGACCTCGGACAAATGGATGGAGATTCAACAGTCGTTGAAGGAAGCCGGTACGAACAAATCCAAGTTGGAGCAGGAGGAGGATTCTGCAGAAAAAGGGCTGGGATTGCAAAACATTTCGGAGCGAATCAAGCTCAATTATGGCGATGCGTACGAATTAACGATGATGTCGGAAAGCATGAATGGAACAACCGTCGAGATTCTGATCCCAAAACATAATTCGTAA
- a CDS encoding dihydrodipicolinate synthase family protein, whose amino-acid sequence MFHGLSAFPLTPLNEAGIHDNEFAGLVQRLVAAGVDSIGALGSTGNYAYLNREERLRVLKLAVKTAEGIPVMTSISALRTLDVLRLAEDAQEAGAKGVLLAPVSYQALTDEEVYLLYEQVTNALSIPLCVYDNPSTTHFHFSDELHGRISRLPFVRSIKIPGVPSEPEKAKARIDQLRSIIPSHVSIGVSGDPFAATGLNAGCDAWYSVLGGLFPKTCLSITRLALSSRADEAKLSSARLEPIWALFRQYGSLRVAAASAEILGLISSPSLPLPLQPLNSSARERLKSTLKDLQSYEEAHE is encoded by the coding sequence ATGTTCCATGGATTATCCGCTTTTCCGCTTACCCCGTTAAACGAGGCAGGCATTCATGACAACGAATTTGCGGGATTGGTTCAGCGATTGGTTGCCGCTGGCGTCGATTCGATCGGCGCGCTTGGTTCGACGGGAAACTATGCCTATTTGAACCGGGAAGAACGTTTGCGGGTCCTTAAACTTGCCGTCAAGACGGCTGAAGGCATTCCCGTAATGACAAGCATAAGCGCGCTTCGGACGCTTGACGTGCTTCGCTTGGCGGAGGACGCACAAGAAGCAGGAGCAAAGGGAGTGCTGCTGGCGCCCGTCTCTTATCAAGCGCTTACGGATGAAGAGGTTTATTTGTTGTATGAACAGGTCACGAATGCGTTATCCATTCCCTTGTGCGTTTACGATAATCCGTCAACGACGCATTTTCACTTTAGCGACGAACTCCACGGAAGAATTTCCAGGTTGCCGTTTGTTCGTTCGATCAAAATTCCCGGCGTCCCCTCTGAGCCTGAAAAGGCCAAGGCGCGCATTGATCAATTGAGGTCCATCATCCCTTCCCATGTTTCGATCGGCGTAAGTGGCGATCCGTTTGCTGCCACCGGCTTGAATGCAGGATGCGACGCATGGTACTCGGTTCTCGGAGGTTTGTTTCCAAAAACATGCCTCAGCATCACTCGATTGGCCCTGAGCAGCCGTGCGGACGAAGCCAAGCTCAGCTCAGCGCGGCTTGAACCGATTTGGGCGCTATTTCGTCAATACGGCAGTCTTCGCGTCGCTGCGGCATCGGCAGAAATTCTCGGCTTGATCTCAAGCCCTAGTCTCCCGCTTCCGCTGCAACCATTGAATTCTTCAGCACGGGAGAGATTAAAGTCGACTCTTAAAGACCTTCAATCCTATGAAGAAGCACATGAGTGA
- a CDS encoding ABC transporter substrate-binding protein, whose protein sequence is MNLKKFCMVLAASVLAISTVTACSGSSTSSEAPASGSGDGVIDLEVWGTNIGYKAVTKGSKLYEFYKEKLGVGVINPYVEWNGGTNYLNQLNLKIAANEMPDLFIPQQGIEDSLAKNGAIADLTELLPKHAPNVWEAIPQEMWDVVKANDPTGQGKIYYIPGVVEYGRYAGLIRQDWLDKLGLSMPTTQDEYVNVLKAFRDMDPNGNGQKDELPTGGREQARWMDHLFAMYGVAMFEGYPEWDIYDGELTYAAVTPNMKAALEFIAKLYQEGLIDKESLLNSKDKWGGKIQSDKAGNYFHWVESGNLVLENLNKNTGVKADFTVLPVPKVEGYEGFYTMKRFAPPQWVVKNNKDEDKLMATLKLLNNMYNKEIWKDLFLGVEGMHYEMKDGKAVRLPDDKSSQENMILNTSSSLATLDFTMELLNSTASEESKWAIDQVTRNMKEAQKYAKVIAGDGMPASIYDGFPDINNRTLYVEYATKIILGQYPISKFDEFVEKWYQSGGEEVTKRAREWHAKVKE, encoded by the coding sequence ATGAATCTTAAAAAGTTCTGTATGGTGCTTGCGGCAAGCGTGCTTGCGATCTCTACGGTTACGGCTTGCAGCGGGAGCAGTACTTCTTCCGAGGCTCCAGCTTCCGGCAGCGGGGATGGCGTGATCGACTTGGAGGTATGGGGAACGAACATCGGGTACAAAGCGGTGACCAAAGGCAGCAAGCTCTACGAGTTTTACAAAGAAAAACTTGGCGTTGGCGTAATTAATCCGTACGTAGAGTGGAACGGCGGCACCAATTACCTGAATCAGCTGAATCTGAAGATCGCCGCGAACGAAATGCCCGATCTTTTTATCCCGCAGCAAGGCATTGAGGACAGCTTGGCCAAAAACGGCGCGATTGCCGATTTGACGGAACTTTTGCCAAAGCATGCGCCTAACGTGTGGGAAGCTATTCCCCAGGAAATGTGGGATGTGGTGAAAGCAAACGATCCGACCGGCCAGGGCAAAATTTATTATATTCCTGGTGTCGTGGAATACGGACGTTATGCCGGCCTGATCCGCCAGGATTGGCTCGACAAGCTCGGGCTGTCCATGCCGACGACTCAAGACGAATACGTCAATGTGCTGAAAGCATTTCGGGATATGGACCCGAACGGCAACGGTCAAAAGGATGAACTTCCGACCGGTGGCCGCGAACAGGCGCGCTGGATGGACCATTTGTTTGCCATGTATGGCGTAGCGATGTTCGAAGGTTATCCGGAGTGGGATATCTATGACGGCGAATTGACGTATGCCGCAGTGACTCCGAATATGAAAGCCGCCTTGGAATTTATCGCCAAGCTCTATCAAGAAGGGCTGATCGACAAAGAATCGTTGTTAAACAGCAAAGACAAGTGGGGCGGCAAGATTCAATCGGACAAGGCAGGGAACTATTTTCATTGGGTCGAGAGTGGAAATTTGGTTTTGGAGAATCTGAACAAGAATACGGGCGTGAAGGCCGACTTTACCGTGCTGCCTGTACCGAAAGTCGAGGGCTATGAAGGGTTCTACACGATGAAAAGGTTTGCGCCGCCGCAGTGGGTCGTGAAGAACAACAAGGACGAGGACAAACTTATGGCGACGTTGAAGCTGCTCAACAACATGTATAACAAAGAAATTTGGAAGGACTTGTTCCTCGGCGTGGAAGGTATGCATTACGAAATGAAGGACGGTAAAGCCGTCAGACTCCCCGACGACAAGAGCAGCCAGGAAAATATGATTTTGAATACTTCATCATCGTTAGCAACGCTTGATTTTACGATGGAATTGCTCAACAGCACGGCCTCCGAGGAAAGCAAATGGGCCATTGATCAAGTCACACGAAATATGAAGGAAGCGCAAAAGTATGCCAAAGTCATTGCGGGAGACGGCATGCCGGCCAGCATTTACGACGGTTTCCCCGACATCAACAACCGCACATTGTATGTGGAATACGCTACCAAAATCATTTTGGGACAGTACCCGATCAGCAAGTTCGATGAGTTTGTCGAAAAGTGGTATCAGTCAGGTGGGGAAGAAGTGACGAAACGGGCCAGGGAATGGCATGCCAAAGTGAAAGAGTAA
- a CDS encoding YitT family protein, which yields MKFVFYVIGIFVLTLGIALTIQSDLGTSPFDALLVGLSENVGLTVGSWEIIVALMLIGCNALLSQRRPEILGLLTAMITGFGIDLWLFLLQGWPGSELWPGQWVCFAFGLIVIGLGTATYLYTNFAPIPVDRLTLIIRDLTKTNLFFARTLVYLAFLLVAVLLKGPIGIGTILTVCFGGLILNFFMPIIRKGLGGICSRSVTSTFRESDDKCERSASTDSF from the coding sequence ATGAAGTTTGTATTTTACGTCATCGGTATTTTCGTGTTAACGCTGGGCATCGCTCTCACCATCCAATCGGATCTTGGAACGTCGCCTTTTGATGCCCTTTTGGTCGGACTTTCCGAAAATGTTGGACTTACGGTAGGCAGCTGGGAGATCATCGTTGCTTTGATGTTAATAGGCTGCAATGCACTGTTAAGCCAACGAAGACCGGAAATATTAGGATTGCTGACAGCCATGATCACAGGCTTCGGGATCGATCTGTGGCTTTTTCTGCTGCAGGGCTGGCCGGGGTCTGAGTTGTGGCCGGGTCAATGGGTTTGTTTTGCATTCGGCCTCATCGTTATCGGGCTGGGCACGGCTACGTATTTATACACCAACTTTGCGCCGATTCCGGTAGACCGGTTAACGTTGATTATTCGGGATTTGACAAAAACCAACCTGTTTTTCGCGAGAACTTTGGTTTACCTGGCCTTTTTGCTGGTTGCAGTCCTTTTAAAAGGGCCGATCGGAATCGGGACGATATTAACGGTATGTTTCGGAGGATTGATTCTGAACTTTTTTATGCCCATCATTCGCAAAGGTTTGGGTGGCATATGTTCTCGATCGGTCACGTCGACCTTCCGGGAATCCGATGATAAATGCGAACGCTCCGCTTCTACAGATTCTTTCTGA